In Candidatus Omnitrophota bacterium, the genomic stretch CACATCAAGATTTCCCCATATGCTTGCGTTAAAACCGCAGGCGTTAATATAAACACCTGATTGCGCCACGGGGTCATTATCCAGTTTAAAACCACGCCATATGTATTTTGAAAAAACGGCAAAATCCGTGCTAATCTCAACGGGCCGCCCTTTAAAAACCATGCTGTCTTCGCCACCCGTCTCCCCGGCCGAAGCATCACCCGGTTTTATCAAAAGTATCCCTATCGCACACATCACAGTCAAAAATTTAAATATATTCATATCGCGTCCTCTTTGTTGGCATAAAAATAAAAGGGCGTTTTAAAGTCCAAACGCCTGTGTAATATCACAACCCTGTGTTTTTTGTTTACAATTCTATAAGTAAAAAAACATCATTTTTGGTAACCGCCTGAACGCGCCTTCTTTATTATATTCTTCTTATATTTAAGCACCATGACATGCGAAATACCCAGAATTGACGCGATCTCGCGTACCGTATTGCCTTTAAGAAGAAGCCTAAGAACCTCGCGTTCTTTATCTGTCAAACGTTTTCTTTTTATTTCATCAATACTTATATGATATTCCAAATCGGTCTGACGCGCCAATATGTCCGGCATGACATCTTTAAAGGTTATATCGCCTTCGGCAATAGGAACATCCATACTTAAATGTACCGGCATACGTCTCCCTCTGCGCAGGAAATTTAAAAGATAAAATTCGCAGGCCTTGATTATATAAGCTTCATTCATCCCTATGGGTACGTCTTCTCCAAAACGCTGCCATAAATACAGACACATTTGCTGATAGAGGTCATCT encodes the following:
- a CDS encoding sigma-70 family RNA polymerase sigma factor, translated to MDFKILLEKITPALKAIARRNILTGFYDRDDLYQQMCLYLWQRFGEDVPIGMNEAYIIKACEFYLLNFLRRGRRMPVHLSMDVPIAEGDITFKDVMPDILARQTDLEYHISIDEIKRKRLTDKEREVLRLLLKGNTVREIASILGISHVMVLKYKKNIIKKARSGGYQK